In a single window of the Bactrocera dorsalis isolate Fly_Bdor chromosome 2, ASM2337382v1, whole genome shotgun sequence genome:
- the LOC105226369 gene encoding uncharacterized protein LOC105226369 isoform X3, with the protein MFLQTGGGGKGIRPNQQHQQQQQQQHHHQSHHQSHHQSHHPHAPQPQQPQPQQQQQQQPPSVHHGHQAPQQTHSHHPHHQSHQHSHQQHQQHQQQSQQQQQQQQQQQQQQPHHHPQLAYYSYQLSQTQPPPPPAQHPQAPNNATVTASQMAPSPPTQSNTAGGASSVSATQSHSMVGGGGAGSIPVGGGGVNAGNSASATNIARQHAAAVAAAAAAANNGANMQHYATGTALMQPPATSTTFMTSNYLQQYHQQTAAVIAAAAAAAQYNNNAAVAAAAAANNHGGPGASTQAATTLYQQQQQQHHQALHHPQTALHTHYYHTGAGAAPTPPPHLHPHHHPQQHQLRGVLTAPPHQRQPQTAYLLPANAIFALPPGPLTAAPRTSLLAAGAHQQAGNAGGGMPVTPLLQSGARGAAGGPTAYITSPFCQPPLPMGAAGLTQPQPLLATPSAMTQQALQTYGHLAGAAASNSSSTTSLTAGGGGLGGSTVGSAVGGSGIGTGGTEIVKPRRHAIPIIHPITHENILDPKPQKKSTAVEAKPSPTDMAAGTQESTASGSDKSITVSMAKTPTVTAIVMTKDPHSDGGATTAAVSVAVQSTTSKEKIDQQMQTDAVRDRDHSTVRHVNAYDASAADTSPATSQISGDEDTDNYVYGDLKTARGNDSIADSNETAMYLNEDERQLDSCAEQTGMHTTTIIHSVTGDDGEDSNYDDESTSLMLDIAENELENSELIDVYDEAQDIQQQHFTDNDIESQYALDRQEESDISAVTSATTLSGGEEDNNKSHFSFQSEQTSTMTVTVYPVQSGQRSKYAELQTADNDNLPSNTDTEFIPANMAKLQLKTSKSNTATTTGVTSTSTMAGPPPAAGKSTTQKHSPNTSGASSSATSTPTHHSYTQPQQIQRQQYQQQQHTQQQQTQRKTGTNTCTVANVQSVVGGGAGGSSSPSITQSTATVKVFPKKGRKASKREKKLNKQCEVNSQRANAAILSSSSNSSSSNNNNNNNSSISNNSGGGGTGTGSGVGVGFGGSSSSSSNNKSDSLTDIHQVAERASPAPTTQEQQPTKQQVAALLEAPGQQLQFLNSSSSACEDEEEMSTRLQMQLEQDAAGAANNVQDIRFGDFAEEKDPHSPASPTTNVAQQQQQQQKMQQSQPAEASSPQKDMPHVKTVSSKDTVDCMLNASTTTLLKQNSAQNTRVAQKALNANKTNSNTPASAPVSVVSPPKPRKYTLDELKALSKSSEARKPPMVSCQRGDCISQLFVSRQQHHHLAHHAHNMSSLALHQHLQQQQYQHMNFNESLELVSGKRGRSGQTKKHHDHQSGGGALSGVLSVAAAGVSGAMVVGGLGGVMSAQQQRKVDFIRVQLSLKEEIKLSECENAWQPETLRSKSNNVSPSGANDDIDAVLKKVRGVLNKLTPDNFDVLLKSMTCITMNTQEKMQQVMLLIFEKTVSEPNFAPTYAKFCKVLFQSKTESKSLFSSLLINRIQHEFETNVNNADAKKLKLQPLVDKLEICEDSKERLELQSELEDQEYQFRRRAWGTVRFIGEMFKQQSLTNDRVFMCIESLLEHGSEEKLEYMCKLLTTVGHLLESADNANNARMDKIFRRIQDIIHKSRSNKSGAVSSHFKISSRVRFMMQDVMDLRGRTWDHQLSQTQQQQMSQQQQQQQQNTQKRTAIGAKQDEKMQSGIGGGGGGSNMYDKSNRLGNYGGSSSIGGNMGGGGGNQGNRHYFQKSQKSQQFMQQHEQQKLNIDPNKLKFTSDEVTQSTPKLGNSINYQWRSSGRQTTTSGSSNTPATLLSLNTSTNASNGSGFKRQIATLSGANATTMSPMANNPFQALDRPEKMYEQSTSEASSPQEPKDIQYALENLDLQDLSKNECQKLLNRLIEELLDASSSRSSNASNSWQQEAVNEWCQLNRRQHKSLLNYIFTDYLHLTTVKRAQRKACAAIFVHLMRSKVCEPQLFNVVYKELADELPDLQVDVPNLWTYVFEFIGPLLHEQLLHFTDIWLQQWSADEHFTKRFLHALITYFTTEFGATYTRELWNKVFKLDHGQQFMSDNAQWREFINTHGFQYIHDRTYKPPQQPATSTSTHPAAIVEQVMRIEYLLNAVNGCDLAIDYINTNVHINTHFIRSLTKFLCCDYATVMPPSTSELSSSTSRLRQLDTELFRYKCIPLLRRCLDGLETHELACLDAIVDALQQNYDAPTANQLICSVFDLIYDSEVIPKESFDKWYRAEQQSAAKEANVSNSNALYSAAVAGLATAASKVGNNGGARLNEELHAYMEKLL; encoded by the exons ATGTTCCTTCAAACGGGAGGGGGTGGGAAGGGAATACGCCCAAATCAAcagcatcagcagcagcagcagcaacaacatcaccACCAGTCGCATCATCAATCGCACCACCAGTCGCATCATCCACACGCGCCACAACCGCAACAGCCGCAaccacaacagcagcaacaacaacaaccgccgTCCGTACATCACGGTCATCAAGCGCCCCAGCAAACGCATTCCCACCACCCTCACCATCAGTCACACCAGCATTCCCATCAACAGCAtcagcaacatcaacaacaatcgcagcagcagcaacaacagcaacagcagcagcagcaacagcaaccacATCACCATCCGCAGTTAGCCTACTATTCGTATCAATTAAGTCAGACACAGCCGCCACCACCCCCCGCCCAACATCCGCAAGCGCCCAATAATGCAACAGTCACGGCATCACAAATGGCCCCGTCACCACCCACACAGTCCAATACAGCTGGCGGTGCGTCGTCTGTGTCCGCAACTCAATCACACAGTATGGTGGGGGGCGGTGGTGCAGGTAGTATACCCGTCGGCGGCGGAGGTGTCAACGCTGGCAATAGTGCCAGCGCCACAAATATCGCCCGACAACATGCGGCGGCTGTCGCAGCGGCAGCTGCTGCCGCCAACAATGGCGCCAATATGCAACATTACGCGACTGGGACGGCGCTCATGCAACCGCCGGCGACGAGTACGACATTCATGACCTCCAACTACTTGCAACAGTATCATCAACAGACGGCGGCAGTAATCGCCGCTGCTGCAGCGGCTGCacagtacaacaacaatgccgcGGTAGCAGCAGCTGCAGCTGCAAATAATCATGGCGGACCGGGCGCCAGTACACAAGCTGCTACCACGctgtaccaacaacaacagcagcaacatcatCAAGCGCTTCATCATCCACAGACAGCGCTGCATACACACTACTATCATACGGGCGCTGGTGCTGCACCAACGCCGCCACCACATCTACACCCACACCACCATCCACAACAACATCAGTTGCGTGGCGTACTAACAGCGCCACCACATCAACGGCAGCCACAAACCGCATATTTGTTGCCAgcaaatgcgatattcgccttgCCGCCGGGTCCACTAACGGCTGCGCCGCGTACGTCACTGCTTGCCGCCGGCGCACATCAACAGGCAGGCAATGCTGGCGGTGGAATGCCTGTAACTCCGCTGCTGCAATCTGGTGCACGTGGTGCAGCTGGCGGTCCAACCGCGTACATTACTTCACCATTTTGCCAACCGCCGCTGCCGATGGGCGCAGCTGGGCTGACGCAACCCCAACCTTTGCTGGCGACACCGTCCGCCATGACACAGCAAGCATTGCAAACCTATGGACATTTAGCCGGCGCGGCTGCTTCTAACTCATCGTCGACGACATCTCTGACTGCTGGCGGCGGCGGCCTCGGTGGTAGTACAGTTGGCAGCGCGGTCGGCGGCAGTGGCATTGGGACTGGTGGCACAGAAATAGTCAAACCACGTAGACACGCTATACCCATAATACACCCGATCACACATGAGAATATATTGGACCCGAAGCCGCAGAAGAAAAGCACTGCGGTAGAAGCCAAGCCGTCGCCCACTGACATGGCGGCCGGTACACAGGAGAGCACAGCTAGCGGGAGTGACAAATCGATTACTGTTTCCATGGCAAAGACGCCAACAGTGACAGCCATTGTGATGACGAAGGATCCGCACAGCGATGGCGGCGCCACTACAGCAGCGGTGAGTGTTGCGGTGCAAAGCACTACGTCAAAGGAGAAAATCGATCAGCAAATGCAAACAGACGCGGTGCGTGATCGTGATCATAGCACAGTCAGGCATGTAAACGCATACGATGCGTCTGCGGCCGACACCTCTCCGGCCACTTCCCAAATTTCCGGTGATGAGGATACTGACAATTATGTTTATGGCGACTTGAAGACCGCTCGTGGCAACGATTCCATAGCCGATTCAAATGAGACAGCCATGTATTTGAATGAGGACGAGCGCCAGCTTGATTCGTGCGCAGAACAAACGGGAATGCACACTACAACTATTATACACAGCGTGACCGGCGACGACGGCGAAGACAGCAATTACGATGATG agtcCACATCGCTGATGTTGGACATTGCAGAAAACGAGCTAGAAAATTCGGAATTAATAGATGTCTACGACGAAGCGCAAGACATACAACAGCAACATTTTACAGACAATGATATTGAGAGCCAGTATGCACTAGATCGACAAGAAGAATCGGATATTTCCGCTGTGACCTCTGCGACCACACTTAGTGGCGGCGAGGAGGACAACAACAAGTCTCATTTTAGCTTTCAGTCCGAGCAGACGTCTACAATGACGGTGACAGTTTATCCAGTACAGTCGGGTCAGCGCTCAAAATACGCAGAACTTCAAA CTGCAGACAACGACAACTTGCCCTCGAACACAGATACGGAGTTTATACCTGCCAACATGGCGAAGTTACAACTTAAGACTAGTAAATCAAATACTGCAACCACTACTGGCGTCACTTCTACGTCAACCATGGCCGGACCACCACCAGCTGCCGGTAAATCAACGACACAAAAGCATTCGCCCAACACTTCAGGTGCATCCTCATCAGCTACATCGACACCCACACACCATTCATACACACAGCCACAACAAATACAGCGACAACagtatcaacaacaacaacatacacagcagcagcaaacacAAAGAAAAACTGGCACCAACACATGCACAGTGGCGAATGTTCAATCCGTTGTAGGTGGCGGTGCTGGTGGTAGTAGTAGTCCATCAATAACCCAGAGCACCGCCACAGTTAAGGTGTTTCCAAAGAAGGGTCGCAAGGCGTCGAAGCGCGAAAAGAAGCTTAATAAACAGTGTGAGGTTAATAGCCAACGCGCGAATGCAGCAATACTAAGCAGCagtagcaacagcagcagcagcaacaataacaataacaataacagtagTATTAGTAATAATAGCGGTGGTGGCGGTACCGGCACCGGCAGCGGCGTCGGCGTCGGCTTCGGTggcagtagcagcagcagtagcaacaacaaaa GTGACTCCCTAACGGACATACATCAAGTGGCCGAACGTGCTTCGCCTGCGCCCACAACACAAGAACAACAACCAACGAAACAGCAAGTCGCAGCGCTGCTTGAAGCACCCGGACAACAATTGCAATTCCTGAACAGCTCGTCGTCAGCATGCGAAGATGAGGAGGAAATGAGCACACGCCTGCAAATGCAGTTGGAACAAGATGCTGCTGGAGCAGCGAACAATGTACAAGACATTCGGTTCGGCGATTTCGCCGAGGAGAAAGACCCACACAGTCCGGCATCGCCAACAACAAATGTggcacagcaacagcaacagcaacaaaaaatgcagcaatCACAGCCTGCCGAAGCTAGTTCACCACAAAAAGATATGCCACATGTTAAAACAGTTTCTTCGAAGGATACTGTCGACTGTATGCTAAATGCCAGCACGACAACGCTCTTGAAACAGAACAGCGCACAGAATACACGTGTCGCCCAGAAAGCGCTAAACGCAAACAAAACCAATAGCAACACACCAGCGAGCGCGCCAGTTAGCGTTGTTTCTCCGCCAAAGCCGCGTAAATACACACTAGACGAACTGAAGGCGCTCTCAAAGTCCAGCGAGGCGCGTAAGCCGCCAATGGTGTCGTGTCAGCGCGGCGATTGCATCTCTCAATTATTCGTTTCGCGTCAGCAACATCATCATTTGGCACATCACGCACACAACATGTCTTCACTGGCGCTGCACCAGCatctgcagcagcagcaatatcaacACATGAACTTCAATGAATCGCTGGAATTAGTCAGCGGTAAGCGTGGACGCAGCGGTCAGACGAAGAAACATCACGATCACCAATCGGGCGGGGGCGCTTTGAGCGGTGTGCTTAGCGTGGCGGCCGCAGGCGTCAGCGGTGCTATGGTTGTGGGTGGCTTGGGCGGTGTTATGAGCGCTCAACAGCAGCGTAAAGTTGACTTTATACGCGTGCAGTTGTCGCTGAAGGAGGAGATAAAGCTGTCCGAATGTGAGAATGCTTGGCAGCCGGAAACATTGCGCAGCAAATCAAATAACGTTTCACCGTCGGGTGCCAACGATGACATCGATGCGGTGCTGAAGAAGGTACGCGGCGTGCTGAACAAGCTGACGCCAGACAACTTCGACGTGCTGCTCAAATCGATGACTTGCATCACCATGAATACACAGGAGAAAATGCAACAA GTGATGCTgttaatattcgaaaaaacCGTTAGTGAACCAAATTTCGCGCCCACATACGCCAAATTCTGCAAAGTGCTTTTCCAAAGCAAAACCGAGAGCAAATCGCTCTTCTCGAGCCTACTGATCAACCGAATTCAACACGAATTCGAAACAAATGTGAACAATGCCGATGCGAAAAAGCTGAAATTGCAACCGCTAGTCGATAAGCTAGAGATTTGCGAAGATTCGAAAGAGCGGCTGGAACTACAGTCCGAATTGGAGGATCAAGAGTACCAATTTCGACGTCGTGCTTGGGGCACCGTACGTTTTATTGGCGAAATGTTTAAACAACAGTCACTAACCAATGATCGTGTGTTCATGTGCATCGAATCGCTACTGGAACACGGTTCCGAAGAGAAGCTAGAGTACATGTGTAAGTTACTCACCACTGTTGGACATCTACTGGAATCAGCCGATAATGCCAACAATGCGCGCATGGATAAAATCTTTCGCCGAATACAGGACATCATACATAAATCGCGCAGCAATAAGTCCGGCGCTGTGAGCAGCCATTTCAAGATTAGCAGTCGCGTGCGCTTCATGATGCAGGATGTCATGGACTTGCGCGGACGCACCTGGGATCATCAGCTTtcgcaaacacaacaacaacagatgtcacaacaacaacaacagcagcagcaaaacaCACAGAAGCGTACAGCGATCGGTGCCAAACAGGATGAGAAAATGCAGAGTGGCAtcggtggcggcggcggcggcagcaacATGTACGATAAAAGCAATCGGCTAGGCAACTacggcggcagcagcagcatcgGGGGTAACATGGGCGGTGGCGGCGGCAATCAGGGCAACCGACACTACTTTCAAAAATCACAAAAGTCACAGCAATTTATGCAACAGCACGAGCAACAGAAACTAAATATCGATCCGAACAAATTGAAATTCACCAGCGATGAGGTAACACAAAGCACACCGAAACTCGGCAACTCAATCAACTACCAATGGCGTTCGTCTGGACGCCAAACCACGACCAGCGGCAGCAGTAATACACCCGCCACATTGCTAAGCCTAAACACCAGTACGAATGCGTCGAACGGCAGCGGTTTCAAGCGTCAAATCGCCACGTTAAGCGGCGCAAACGCAACGACAATGTCACCAATGGCCAACAATCCATTTCAGGCGCTCGACAGACCGGAAAAGATGTACGAGCAAAGCACAAGTGAAGCCTCATCACCGCAGGAACCGAAAGACATACAATACGCTTTGGAAAACCTGGACTTGCAGGACTTGAGTAAAAATGAATGCCAAAAACTGCTCAACCGGCTGATCGAGGAGCTATTGGATGCGAGCAGCAGTCGCAGCAGTAATGCCAGCAATAGCTGGCAACAAGAGGCGGTCAACGAGTGGTGCCAACTCAATCGCCGCCAACATAAATCATTGCTCAACTATATATTCACCGACTATCTGCACTTGACAACCGTGAAGCGTGCGCAACGCAAAGCCTGCGCCGCCATCTTCGTACATTTGATGCGTTCCAAAGTGTGCGAACCGCAACTGTTCAATGTGGTCTACAAAGAGTTGGCCGACGAACTGCCCGATCTGCAGGTCGACGTGCCCAACCTCTGGACCTACGTATTCGAATTTATCGGTCCACTATTGCACGAACAACTCTTGCATTTCACTGACATTTGGCTGCAACAATGGTCGGCCGACGAACACTTCACGAAACGTTTCCTACATGCGCTCATCACCTACTTCACCACGGAATTTGGCGCCACTTACACGCGCGAACTCTGGAATAAGGTGTTCAAATTGGATCATGGCCAACAATTTATGAGCGATAATGCACAATGGCGCGAATTCATCAACACACATGGCTTTCAGTATATACACGATCGTACATACAAGCCACCACAGCAGCCGGCTACATCCACGTCGACACATCCCGCTGCCATAGTGGAGCAAGTGATGCGCATTGAGTATTTATTGAATGCGGTGAATGGCTGCGATCTAGCCATCGACTATATAAATACGAATgtgcacataaacacacacttTATACGCAGCCTTACGAAATTCCTCTGCTGTGATTATGCAACTGTGATGCCACCGTCGACTTCGGAACTAAGTAGTAGCACGAGCCGCTTACGTCAATTGGACACAGAACTGTTCAGATATAAGTGTATACCGTTGCTGAGACGTTGCCTAGACGGTCTCGAAACACATGAGCTGGCCTGCCTTGACGCCATCGTTGACGCGCTGCAACAAAATTACGACGCACCAACTGCCAATCAGCTGATATGTAGTGTATTCGATTTGATTTACGACAGCGAAGTGATACCGAAAGAATCCTTCGACAAGTGGTATCGTGCCGAGCAGCAAAGTGCCGCTAAAGAAGCGAATGTGTCGAACAGCAACGCGCTGTACTCAGCGGCGGTAGCTGGTCTAGCGACAGCCGCCAGCAAAGTGGGCAACAATGGCGGTGCGCGGCTGAATGAAGAGCTGCACGCTTATATGGAAAAACTGCTCTAG